The following are encoded together in the Cohaesibacter gelatinilyticus genome:
- the rpoB gene encoding DNA-directed RNA polymerase subunit beta, with the protein MAQTFSGRKKLRKYFGHIQEVAEMPNLIEVQKASYDQFLQVYEPAGGRPDDGLQAVFSSVFPITDFSNTAQLEFVRYEFEAPKYDTEECRLRGMTYSAPLKLTLRLIVFEVDEDTGAKSVKDIKEQDVYMGDMPLMTDKGTFIVNGTERVIVSQMHRSPGVFFDHDKGKSHSSGKLLFAARIIPYRGSWLDIEFDAKDIVYARIDRRRKIPVSSLLYALGLDSEEILDTYYDAVKFERTDDSWRVPFDGNTLKGTKPEQDLVDADTGEVVFEAGKKLTVRQIKKLVEAGLKYLKVEDADIYGRYLSEDAVSLVTGEIFAEAGDEIDEKILENLKSEGFEDVSVLNIDHVSVGAYIRNTLSIDKNSSRETALFDIYRVMRPGEPPTIETAEAMFQSLFFDSERYDLSAVGRVKMNMRMDLECEDTVRVLRKEDIVEVIRTLLDLRDGKGEIDDIDNLGNRRVRSVGELMENQYRIGLLRMERAIKERMSSIEIDTVMPQDLINAKPAAAAVREFFGSSQLSQFMDQTNPLSEITHKRRLSALGPGGLTRERAGFEVRDVHPTHYGRICPIETPEGPNIGLINSLATFARVNKYGFIESPYRKVKDGRVTGDVVYLSAMEEAKHYVAQANIELTPQGGFVDELIICRHAGDVMMVPAERVDFMDVSPKQLVSVAAALIPFLENDDANRALMGSNMQRQAVPLVRAEAPFVGTGMEPVVARDSGAAIGAIRGGVVDQVDATRIVVRATEDLDPSKSGVDIYRLAKFQRSNQSTCINQRPLVSVGDRVKKGEILADGPSTDLGDLALGRNVLVAFMPWNGYNFEDSILLSERIVKEDVFTSIHIEEFEVMARDTKLGPEEITRDIPNVSEESLKNLDEAGITYIGAEVKPGDILVGKITPKGESPMTPEEKLLRAIFGEKASDVRDTSLRMPPGTFGTVVEVRVFNRHGIDKDERAMSIEREEIERLAKDRDDEQAILDRNVYGRLADMLEGKVGTAGPKGFRKGSEITRAELSEFPRSQWWLLAVDDEKLMGEVEALRNQYDDSRKRLEQRFIDKVEKLQRGDELPPGVMKMAKVFIAIKRKIQPGDKMAGRHGNKGVVSRIVPIEDMPYLEDGTHVDIVLNPLGVPSRMNVGQILETHLGWACAGMGRKIGKMYDDYRKSGNLEPLRVELNEIYHDNGKNLEVLEHDDDSVINMAEQLKKGVSIATPVFDGAHEPDVVEMLERAGLDGSGQSTLFDGRTGDQFDRPVTVGYIYMLKLHHLVDDKIHGRSIGPYSLVTQQPLGGKAQFGGQRFGEMEVWALEAYGAAYTLQEMLTVKSDDVAGRTKVYEAIVRGDDTFEAGIPESFNVLVKEIRSLGLNMELEDSQRVIDLDDSDEKPADAAE; encoded by the coding sequence ATGGCGCAGACGTTTTCCGGTCGCAAAAAACTCCGTAAATATTTTGGTCACATTCAGGAAGTGGCAGAAATGCCAAACCTCATTGAGGTTCAAAAAGCTTCTTATGACCAGTTTCTTCAAGTATATGAACCTGCCGGTGGTCGTCCTGATGACGGTCTGCAGGCGGTTTTTTCTTCTGTGTTTCCGATCACGGACTTTTCCAATACAGCACAGTTGGAGTTTGTTCGCTATGAGTTCGAAGCACCGAAATATGACACCGAGGAGTGCCGTCTCCGCGGAATGACATATTCGGCTCCGCTCAAGCTGACGCTTCGACTGATTGTGTTTGAAGTTGATGAAGACACAGGTGCCAAGTCTGTCAAGGACATCAAAGAGCAAGACGTCTATATGGGCGACATGCCGCTGATGACAGACAAGGGCACTTTCATTGTGAATGGTACCGAGCGCGTCATCGTGTCTCAGATGCATCGTTCACCAGGTGTGTTCTTCGATCATGACAAAGGCAAAAGCCATTCTTCCGGCAAATTGCTGTTTGCGGCACGTATCATTCCTTATCGCGGCTCCTGGCTGGATATTGAATTTGATGCCAAAGACATTGTTTATGCTCGTATTGATCGTCGTCGTAAGATCCCGGTATCCAGCTTGCTTTATGCACTTGGTCTGGATTCAGAAGAAATTCTCGATACTTACTATGATGCTGTCAAATTCGAGCGTACTGATGATAGTTGGCGCGTTCCGTTCGATGGCAATACGCTGAAAGGTACCAAGCCTGAGCAGGATCTGGTCGATGCCGATACCGGTGAAGTTGTCTTTGAAGCTGGTAAGAAGCTGACTGTTCGTCAGATCAAGAAGCTGGTTGAGGCCGGGCTTAAATATCTGAAGGTGGAAGACGCTGATATCTATGGCAGATATTTGTCTGAGGATGCCGTCAGCTTGGTCACGGGTGAGATTTTTGCCGAAGCCGGTGATGAGATTGACGAGAAAATTCTCGAAAATCTCAAATCCGAAGGCTTCGAGGATGTCTCTGTTCTGAATATCGACCATGTGTCTGTTGGTGCTTACATCCGCAATACGTTGTCAATTGACAAGAATTCCAGCCGTGAGACTGCATTGTTCGATATTTATCGTGTGATGCGTCCAGGTGAACCGCCTACCATCGAGACTGCAGAGGCAATGTTCCAGTCTCTGTTCTTTGATTCCGAGCGTTATGATCTGTCTGCTGTTGGTCGCGTGAAGATGAACATGCGTATGGATCTGGAATGTGAAGACACTGTTCGGGTTCTGCGTAAGGAAGATATCGTTGAAGTGATCCGTACCTTGCTTGATCTGCGCGATGGCAAAGGCGAGATTGACGATATCGATAACCTTGGTAACCGACGTGTTCGTTCCGTTGGCGAATTGATGGAGAACCAGTACCGCATTGGTCTGCTGCGCATGGAGCGTGCGATCAAGGAGCGTATGTCTTCCATTGAGATCGATACTGTGATGCCGCAGGATCTGATCAATGCCAAGCCAGCGGCAGCTGCCGTACGTGAATTCTTCGGTTCTTCCCAGCTGTCTCAGTTCATGGACCAAACCAACCCGCTGTCCGAGATCACGCATAAGCGTCGTCTGTCTGCATTGGGCCCAGGTGGTTTGACCCGTGAGCGTGCTGGCTTTGAAGTGCGCGACGTTCATCCAACTCACTATGGTCGTATCTGTCCGATTGAGACGCCTGAAGGTCCAAACATTGGTCTGATCAACTCTCTGGCGACCTTTGCTCGCGTCAACAAATATGGCTTCATCGAGTCACCTTATCGCAAGGTGAAAGATGGTCGTGTGACTGGTGATGTGGTTTATCTGTCCGCTATGGAAGAAGCCAAGCACTATGTTGCACAGGCAAACATCGAGCTGACCCCTCAGGGTGGTTTCGTTGATGAGCTGATCATTTGTCGTCACGCTGGCGATGTCATGATGGTTCCAGCCGAGCGTGTGGACTTCATGGACGTGTCTCCAAAGCAGTTGGTGTCCGTTGCTGCAGCTCTTATTCCATTCTTGGAAAACGATGACGCCAACCGCGCATTGATGGGATCGAACATGCAGCGTCAGGCCGTGCCTCTGGTGCGGGCGGAAGCTCCGTTCGTTGGTACTGGTATGGAGCCTGTCGTGGCTCGCGATTCCGGTGCGGCGATTGGTGCGATCCGTGGTGGTGTTGTTGATCAGGTTGACGCGACCCGTATCGTTGTTCGTGCGACCGAAGATCTGGATCCATCCAAGTCCGGTGTTGATATCTATCGTCTGGCGAAGTTCCAGCGCTCCAACCAGTCCACCTGCATCAACCAGCGTCCGCTGGTCTCTGTTGGTGACCGGGTGAAGAAGGGCGAGATCCTTGCTGATGGTCCATCTACCGATCTCGGTGACTTGGCGCTTGGTCGTAACGTTCTCGTGGCTTTCATGCCATGGAACGGTTACAACTTCGAGGATTCCATCCTTCTGTCCGAGCGTATCGTGAAAGAAGACGTCTTCACTTCGATCCATATCGAAGAGTTCGAGGTCATGGCGCGCGATACCAAGTTGGGCCCTGAAGAGATCACTCGCGATATTCCAAACGTATCCGAAGAATCTCTGAAGAATCTCGACGAGGCAGGCATCACCTATATTGGTGCTGAAGTTAAGCCCGGTGATATTCTGGTTGGTAAAATCACGCCAAAGGGTGAAAGCCCAATGACACCGGAAGAAAAACTTCTGCGTGCCATTTTTGGCGAGAAAGCATCCGATGTTCGTGATACATCCTTGCGTATGCCTCCTGGAACCTTTGGTACTGTCGTTGAGGTTCGTGTCTTTAACCGTCATGGTATCGATAAAGACGAGCGCGCGATGTCCATCGAGCGTGAAGAGATCGAGCGTCTTGCAAAAGATCGTGATGACGAGCAGGCCATTCTGGACCGCAACGTCTATGGTCGTCTTGCTGACATGCTGGAGGGCAAAGTTGGTACTGCTGGTCCTAAAGGGTTCCGCAAGGGCTCTGAGATCACACGTGCCGAGTTGTCCGAGTTCCCACGATCTCAGTGGTGGTTGCTGGCTGTTGACGATGAAAAACTGATGGGTGAGGTGGAAGCCCTGCGCAATCAGTATGACGATAGCCGCAAGCGTCTTGAGCAGCGTTTCATCGACAAGGTCGAGAAACTGCAGCGTGGTGACGAATTGCCACCAGGGGTCATGAAAATGGCCAAGGTCTTCATCGCTATCAAGCGTAAGATCCAGCCTGGCGACAAGATGGCTGGCCGTCATGGTAACAAAGGCGTGGTCTCTCGTATTGTTCCGATCGAAGATATGCCATATCTTGAAGACGGTACCCATGTGGATATCGTACTGAACCCATTGGGCGTGCCATCACGCATGAATGTGGGGCAGATTTTGGAAACCCATCTGGGTTGGGCCTGTGCTGGCATGGGTCGCAAGATCGGCAAGATGTATGATGACTACAGAAAGTCCGGCAATCTCGAACCTCTGCGTGTTGAACTGAATGAGATCTACCATGACAATGGCAAGAATCTGGAAGTTCTGGAGCATGATGACGATTCCGTTATCAATATGGCTGAGCAGCTGAAAAAGGGCGTGTCCATCGCGACACCAGTCTTTGATGGTGCACATGAGCCAGATGTCGTCGAAATGCTGGAACGTGCCGGCCTTGATGGTTCCGGTCAGTCAACTCTGTTTGATGGACGGACCGGTGATCAGTTCGACCGTCCGGTGACAGTGGGCTATATTTACATGCTCAAGCTGCACCACTTGGTTGATGACAAGATCCACGGTCGTTCCATTGGCCCATACAGCCTGGTTACTCAGCAGCCGCTGGGTGGTAAAGCCCAGTTTGGTGGTCAGCGCTTCGGTGAGATGGAAGTTTGGGCACTGGAGGCGTATGGCGCAGCCTACACCTTGCAGGAAATGCTCACCGTCAAGTCGGATGACGTTGCTGGTCGTACCAAAGTGTATGAAGCCATTGTTCGGGGTGATGACACCTTTGAAGCTGGTATCCCGGAAAGCTTCAACGTGCTTGTCAAAGAAATCCGGTCACTGGGTTTGAACATGGAGCTGGAAGATAGTCAGCGCGTGATCGATCTGGACGATAGTGATGAGAAGCCTGCGGACGCTGCTGAATAG
- the rplJ gene encoding 50S ribosomal protein L10, whose protein sequence is MDRAEKQALVATLHEELKGSEVVVVAHYAGLTVADMTAFRGSAREAGVNVQVAKNRLVKLALQGTDAEPIADLFKGQTVIVTSDDPVSAPKVASEFAKKNEKLVILGGAMGSTVLDTNGVKALATMPSLDELRGKIIGVLQAPATKVAQVLQAPGGQLARVFGAYAKKDEAA, encoded by the coding sequence ATGGATAGAGCGGAAAAGCAAGCGCTTGTCGCTACCCTTCATGAGGAGCTGAAAGGCTCTGAGGTTGTGGTTGTTGCTCATTATGCTGGCCTCACTGTTGCTGATATGACAGCATTTCGCGGTTCTGCCCGCGAAGCTGGCGTAAACGTACAGGTTGCCAAGAACCGTCTTGTCAAGCTCGCTCTTCAAGGCACGGATGCTGAACCAATTGCTGATCTGTTTAAAGGTCAGACTGTTATCGTCACTTCTGACGATCCGGTTTCAGCCCCGAAGGTGGCCTCTGAGTTCGCAAAGAAAAACGAAAAACTCGTTATTCTGGGCGGTGCAATGGGTTCCACCGTACTCGATACAAATGGCGTGAAAGCACTTGCTACCATGCCATCGCTTGACGAACTGCGCGGCAAAATCATTGGTGTTCTTCAGGCACCAGCGACCAAGGTTGCTCAGGTACTTCAAGCACCAGGCGGTCAGCTTGCGCGTGTATTCGGTGCATATGCCAAGAAGGACGAAGCGGCATAA
- the rplL gene encoding 50S ribosomal protein L7/L12, with the protein MADLEKLVEELSALTVMEAAELSTMLEDKWGVSAAAPVAVAAVAGGAAEAAEEKTEFDVVLASAGDKKINVIKEVRGITGLGLKEAKELVEGAPKAVKEGVDKAEAEELKAKLEAAGASVELK; encoded by the coding sequence ATGGCTGATCTTGAAAAGCTCGTAGAAGAACTCTCTGCACTGACCGTTATGGAAGCTGCTGAACTGTCCACCATGCTTGAAGACAAGTGGGGCGTTTCCGCTGCTGCTCCTGTAGCTGTTGCTGCTGTTGCCGGTGGCGCTGCTGAAGCTGCTGAAGAGAAAACTGAATTTGACGTTGTTCTGGCTTCTGCTGGTGACAAGAAAATCAACGTCATTAAAGAAGTTCGCGGCATTACCGGTCTTGGCCTGAAAGAAGCTAAAGAGCTCGTAGAAGGTGCTCCTAAAGCTGTTAAAGAAGGCGTAGACAAAGCTGAAGCAGAAGAACTGAAAGCCAAGCTGGAAGCAGCTGGTGCTTCTGTTGAACTGAAATAA